One part of the Glycine max cultivar Williams 82 chromosome 14, Glycine_max_v4.0, whole genome shotgun sequence genome encodes these proteins:
- the LOC121173466 gene encoding uncharacterized protein, which yields MTAPTYCLRGVMIFLKKKLMDEKRKTQEHEAEFTENPSKSVDPPSPVSIHVKWKMARTKCYGQMTSAVAQQISDKKIDYLEEQMMQGSFVSHGHEDIQNIVIGRPKHPGRVRVVRIGVTISQYFGQASRGSNTSSASITQQ from the exons atgactGCCCCCACTTACTGTCTTAGGGGAGTTATGatcttcttgaaaaaaaaacttatggacGAGAAGAGGAAGACACAAGAACATGAAGCTGAGTTTACTGAAAATCCATCAAAGAGCGTGGACCCTCCATCGCCCGTGTCAATACATgtcaagtggaagatggcccgcacaaaGTGTTATGGGCAGATGACCTCTGCAGTGGCACAACAAATATCAGACAAAAAAATT GATTATTTAGAGGAACAAATGATGCAAGGCAGCTTTGTTTCGCATGGTCATGAGGACATACAGAATATTGTTATTGGCCGACCTAAGCATCCAGGCCGTGTTCGTGTCGTAAGGATAGGTGTCACAATCAGCCAATACTTTGGACAAGCCTCACGTGGCTCCAACACTTCGTCCGCATCAATCACCCAACAATAA